The Bosea beijingensis genome contains the following window.
CCGCTGAAGTCCATCCACTGACGCCGCTCTTCGTCCGGGCCGCAGGCGAAGCGGGCCTGCGCTTCAATCCGGACCTGAACGGCGCGACCAGCGAGGGCGCCGGCATCTACCAGATCACCACGCGCGGCGGCCGGCGTGAATCGGCGGCGCGCGCCTTCCTGCATCCGGCAAGGCGGCGCGGACGCGTAAAGCTCGAAACCGACATGCAGGTGACGCGCATCCTGTTCGACGGGCGGCGCGCCGTCGGCGTCGAGGCAAGGCGCGGCGGCGAGACCCTGCGCTTTCGCGCCCGCAGGGAGATCGTCCTGTCCGGCGGCGCGTTCAACTCGCCGCAATTGCTGCAGCTTTCCGGCATCGGCCCGGCGGAACTGCTGAAGCAGCACGGCATCGCGCCTTTGCTCGACCTCCCCGCCGTCGGCCGCAACCTGCAGGACCATCTCTGCTACGACCACGTCTATCGCTCGAAGCGGCCAAGCTTGAACGATGCGCTGCTGTCCTGGCCGGCCCGCATCGGCATGGCCGCGAATTATGTGCTGCGGCGGCGCGGGCCGCTCTCGCTCAGCGTCAATCAGGGCGGCGGATTCTACCGCACCCGGCCGGACCTGACGCGACCGGACATGCAGCTCTATTTCTCGCCGCTGAGCTATGAGCGCGCCGTGCCGGGCGTGCGAGCCCTGATGAAGCCCGACCCGTTCCCAGGCTTCAGCCTCAGCGTCTCGCCATGCCGGCCGCTCAGTCGCGGCCATGTGGCGATCCGCTCGCCCGATCCGCAGGTCGCGCCGGAGATCGCTCCGAACTACCTCTCCGCCCCCGAGGACATGCGCACGCTTCTGACCGGCGCTCGCTTCCTGCACCGGCTCGCAGCGACGCCCACGCTTTCCGCCGTGATCGACACCGCGATCCGGCCGGGACCTGAGGCTGTGGGCGACGCGGCGCATGTCGCCGCCATCCGCGCGAATGCCTATTCGGTCTTCCACCCTTGCGGGACCTGCCGGATGGGTCCCGACGCTGATGATGCCGTGGTCGACGCCAAGCTGCGAGTACATGGGATTGAAGGATTGCGCGTCGTCGACGCCTCGATCTTCCCGACGATCCCCTCCGGTAACATCAATGCGCCGGCCATGATGGTCGGAGAGCGCGCCGCGGCGCTGATGGCTTCCGGGTGACGCGGAGCCCCGCTGAATATTCAGGCCTGGGGATGCGAGCCGGCTATTCCGCCAGGCGCATTCCCGTGTGAAGATCGCGCATCGGAGATGGATGACCGGCATGACGCAAGCCTACACGCTCGACGCCCTGAGAGAGGATGTCACCGCCGGTCGCATCGATACCGTACTGGCCTGTCTCGTCGACATGCAGGGGCGCCTGATGGGCAAGCGCTTCCATGCCGCCTTTTTCCTGGAGAGCGGGCATCACGAGACGCATAGCTGCAACTATTTGCTCGCCACCGACATGGAGATGGAAACCGTAGCCGGCTATGCGGCGACGAGCTGGGCCGCCGGCTATGGCGACTATACGATGAAGCCGGACCTCTCGACCTTGTGCCGCGTGCCCTGGCTCGAAGGCACGGCGCTCGTGCTCTGCGACGTGCAGGACCATCACGGCCATGACATCCCGCACTCGCCGCGCGCGGTGCTGAAAAGCCAAGTCAAGCGGCTCGAGGCGATGGGGCTCAAGGCCTATATGGCGACCGAGCTCGAGTTCTTCCTGTTCGACCAGAGCTACGAGAACGCCTGCGCCAGCGGCTATCGCGACCTCAAGACCGCCAGCAGCTACAACGAGGACTACCACATCTTCCAGACCACCAAGGAAGAGGCGGTGATGCGGGCGATCCGCAACGGTCTGCAGGGCGCCGGCATCCCGGTCGAGAACTCCAAGGGCGAAGCTTCGGCCGGACAGGAGGAGATCAATGTCCGCTATGCCGATGCGCTGACGATGGCGGACCGGCACGCGATCATCAAGAACGCCTGCAAGGAGATCGCCTGGGCGCAGGGCAAGTCGATCACCTTCCTCGCCAAGTGGAGCAACGCCCATGCCGGCTCCTCCTCGCATATCCACCAGTCGCTCTGGAGCGCCGACGGCAAGACCCCGCATTTCCTCGACGCGCAGGCGAAATACGGCATGTCGCCGCTGATGCGGAGCTATGTGGCGGGGCTGCTCGCCCATGCCTCCGACATCACCGGATTCCTCGCGCCCTATATCAATTCCTACAAGCGCTTCGTCGCCGGCACCTTCGCGCCGACCAAGGCAATCTGGAGCGCCGACAACCGCACCGCCGGCTACCGGCTCTGCGGCGCCGGCACCAAGGGCATCCGGATCGAATGCCGGGTCGGCGGCTCGGACCTCAACCCCTATCTCGCCATGGCGGCACTACTCGCCGCCGGCATCGACGGGATCGAGCAGAAGATGGAGCTGGAAGAGGCTTTCGTCGGCGATGCCTATGGCGGCCGTGACATCCGCGAAATCCCGAAGACCCTGCGTGACGCAACCGTGGCGCTGAAGGGTTCGGCGATGCTGCGCAAAGCCTTCGGCGACGCCGTGATCGACCATTATGTCCGCGCCGCCGAATGGGAGCAGGAGGAATACGACCGCCGGATCACCGATTGGGAAGTGAAGCGCGGTTTTGAACGCGCCTGATCCGGCCTCCCCCAACAGCAGAAGCCTTCAGCCAGACGGATAGTGACGATGACGATGATCCGATGCGTGTCGCCGGTGGATGGCTCGGTCTATGCCGAACGGCCGGCCTTGAAGCTCGACGAGGCGAAGACCGTGGTCGCGCGCGCCCGCAAAGCGCAGAAGGCATGGGCGCGACGCCCGCTCGACGAGCGCATCGCGCTGGTTCTCAAGGGCGTGGCGCGGCTCAACGAGATGGGCCAGGAAGTTGTGACCGAGCTCGCCTGGCAGATGGGCCGGCCGATCAAGTACGGCGGCGAGTTCAAGGGCTTCAACGAGCGCTCGAACTATATGGCCTCGATCGCGAACGAAGCACTGGCGCCGCTCGTGATCGAGGACAGCGCCGCCTTCAAGCGCTTCATCGCGCGTGAACCGCATGGCGTCGTCTTCGTGATCGCGCCGTGGAACTACCCCTATATGACCGCGATCAACTCGGTCGCGCCGGCGCTGATCGCCGGCAATGCGGTCGTCCTCAAGCATGCCAGCCAGACGCTCCTCACCGGCGAGCGACTGGCGCGCGCCTTCCACGAGGCCGGCGTGCCGGAAGAGATCTTCGCCAATGTCTTCCTCGACCATGAGACCTCGTCGCGCCTGATCGCCGAGAAGCAGTTCGACTTCATCAACTTCACCGGCTCGGTCGCAGGCGGGCAGGCGATCGAGCGCGCCGCCGCCGGCACTTTCACCGGGATCGGGCTGGAACTCGGCGGCAAGGACCCCGGCTACGTCATGGAGGACGCCGATCTCGACAAGGCGGTCGACACGCTGATGGACGGCGCGACCTTCAACTCGGGGCAATGCTGCTGCGGCATCGAGCGCATCTATGTGCATGAGAGCCTGTACGACACCTTCGTCGAGAAATCGGTCGACTGGGTCTCGAATTACCGCCTC
Protein-coding sequences here:
- a CDS encoding glutamine synthetase family protein, with protein sequence MTQAYTLDALREDVTAGRIDTVLACLVDMQGRLMGKRFHAAFFLESGHHETHSCNYLLATDMEMETVAGYAATSWAAGYGDYTMKPDLSTLCRVPWLEGTALVLCDVQDHHGHDIPHSPRAVLKSQVKRLEAMGLKAYMATELEFFLFDQSYENACASGYRDLKTASSYNEDYHIFQTTKEEAVMRAIRNGLQGAGIPVENSKGEASAGQEEINVRYADALTMADRHAIIKNACKEIAWAQGKSITFLAKWSNAHAGSSSHIHQSLWSADGKTPHFLDAQAKYGMSPLMRSYVAGLLAHASDITGFLAPYINSYKRFVAGTFAPTKAIWSADNRTAGYRLCGAGTKGIRIECRVGGSDLNPYLAMAALLAAGIDGIEQKMELEEAFVGDAYGGRDIREIPKTLRDATVALKGSAMLRKAFGDAVIDHYVRAAEWEQEEYDRRITDWEVKRGFERA
- a CDS encoding GMC family oxidoreductase, which gives rise to MSEWDMIIVGAGSAGCVLAGRLAEAGQGSILVIEAGPRDLSPWVHLPIGYGKIFYHRRMNWMYRTTPQAELDGREIYQPRGKVVGGSSAINAMVYARGQAEDFDEWKRLGNPGWGWAEVLAAYKRMEDHALGASLWHGAGGPLHVENVAAEVHPLTPLFVRAAGEAGLRFNPDLNGATSEGAGIYQITTRGGRRESAARAFLHPARRRGRVKLETDMQVTRILFDGRRAVGVEARRGGETLRFRARREIVLSGGAFNSPQLLQLSGIGPAELLKQHGIAPLLDLPAVGRNLQDHLCYDHVYRSKRPSLNDALLSWPARIGMAANYVLRRRGPLSLSVNQGGGFYRTRPDLTRPDMQLYFSPLSYERAVPGVRALMKPDPFPGFSLSVSPCRPLSRGHVAIRSPDPQVAPEIAPNYLSAPEDMRTLLTGARFLHRLAATPTLSAVIDTAIRPGPEAVGDAAHVAAIRANAYSVFHPCGTCRMGPDADDAVVDAKLRVHGIEGLRVVDASIFPTIPSGNINAPAMMVGERAAALMASG
- a CDS encoding aldehyde dehydrogenase family protein yields the protein MTMIRCVSPVDGSVYAERPALKLDEAKTVVARARKAQKAWARRPLDERIALVLKGVARLNEMGQEVVTELAWQMGRPIKYGGEFKGFNERSNYMASIANEALAPLVIEDSAAFKRFIAREPHGVVFVIAPWNYPYMTAINSVAPALIAGNAVVLKHASQTLLTGERLARAFHEAGVPEEIFANVFLDHETSSRLIAEKQFDFINFTGSVAGGQAIERAAAGTFTGIGLELGGKDPGYVMEDADLDKAVDTLMDGATFNSGQCCCGIERIYVHESLYDTFVEKSVDWVSNYRLGNPLDPETSLGPMAHKRFAQVVREQIAEATAKGARALVDPKLFPQDDGGAYLAPQVLVDVDHSMTIMREETFGPAVGIMKVRDDAQALALMNDSKYGLTVSLWTGDDERAARLGAELETGTVFMNRADYLDPALCWTGVKETGRGGSLSVIGFHNLTRPKSYHLKRAG